In one Erinaceus europaeus chromosome 3, mEriEur2.1, whole genome shotgun sequence genomic region, the following are encoded:
- the PTRHD1 gene encoding putative peptidyl-tRNA hydrolase PTRHD1, which produces MHRAASAAFLLSRKMAASSAEPQVLVQYLVLRKDLSQAPFSWPAGALVAQACHAATAALHIHRDHPHTAAYLRELGRMRKVVLEAPDEAALKELAGSLRQGNVDHTLWLEQPEDIATCIALRPYPKEEVSQYLRKFRLFK; this is translated from the exons ATGCACCGGGCAGCAAGTGCAGCCTTTCTGTTGAGCAGGAAAATGGCGGCTTCTAGCGCAGAGCCGCAGGTCCTAGTACAGTACTTGGTGCTACGAAAGGATCTCTCGCAGGCTCCGTTCTCCTGGCCGGCGGGTGCACTGGTGGCGCAGGCTTGTCACGCGGCCACCGCGGCCTTGCACATTCACCGCGACCACCCGCACACGGCGGCTTACCTCCGGGAGCTAGGGCGCATGCGCAAGGTCGTCCTGGAG GCCCCAGACGAGGCCGCCCTGAAGGAGCTGGCTGGCAGCCTGCGGCAGGGGAACGTGGACCACACGCTGTGGCTGGAGCAGCCCGAGGACATCGCCACCTGCATCGCGCTCCGCCCCTACCCCAAGGAGGAAGTGAGCCAGTACCTGAGGAAGTTCCGGCTGTTCAAGTGA